A genomic window from Pecten maximus chromosome 2, xPecMax1.1, whole genome shotgun sequence includes:
- the LOC117321968 gene encoding protein timeless homolog isoform X1, producing the protein MHVELQATCSALGYLEGNRYVKEPDCLETVKDLIRFLKREDETCDIRRQLGHAQIVQKDLVPLVKQYHEERQLFETLIRVLVNLTQPAIICFKNAIPADKTMYNYYLEVEAELQGYKEVFVDEDFFSTLTERLGQLLKLDWEHRQEEDRLLIERILILIRNILHVPPNQDQEQRTDDDATIHDQVIWAIHCSGLEDLLLYIASSEEERQFSMHVLEIVSLMFREQTPEVLACAGVQRSQSQKEKDERELEMIREQERVRKVSDHKKFSTRHSRFGGTYVVKNMKSISERDVIFHKAQHDVSNLSFDVNKKPKKIAKNRQPIKDKDLVRRSTLSIRLGLKEFCVQFLENCYNPLMYAVKDVLNHERTQEHDETYYLWSIRFFMEFCRHHSKRVELVSETMSVQAFHYIQVQMIQYYEMQMMEKKEAIVWGKRVHLALKAYQELLLTLDAMDRSKNPQLMESSKVLKGNIFYMMEFRDIFLTLLRKFNQSQQSRTYLKDLVETTHLFLKMLDNETQRNSHLVVQSKKKKNKKRQKKDVSKENIEPQEHTPQQLEDMWDDLSTDLSSLFQGRGEIPTDVSPFDAASEIEEEQQRVNAMISIQDALRHSQPGNGIALLRAAREIWPERNEFGSVDISPEEEFMALREIFMATLPRAPPESQVEETTMDGYEEGAEVEEEETRATSVSEQEFNFKEFVNKFSSGNILKCYVLLLADFDKNTTHTNHCVIKMLHRVSVDLGHTGLVFQASLFRLFQRILLSPLAKLDRYKELVKFSTFTVRNFVETAEKNPKAFMELLFWKSSKEASELVDGYGTYQSKGKVLWTEELETEVRHLFEEYRDQDDSSKDVVDCIMERITDPEKTRGQVLRELKKQGLIGSVKDIKRKKAGGQPGPWTEEEEFDLANLYDRFHSTNDPLGSIMSHMEVKRSKTKVIEKLFSLGLVKERKELYKRRQRKRGGSGSDSDDDIDRMQQREDFQELPSDFEEEVLSSGDEGDVSGDDDKKEDEARGRTSNDGGQDDMAAIITDLVAKGYNDQIKWIQRGLSRTAGDKEESASSMPVPIVPLTEENETAMEDECFLSFLKKIGICPPSSEQEMFWRIPGDWSPAQLRQLVEGLTLDEQGVPSQAHTIKVHRPPAPKPSKKKVKEAKKKDNQKTSERMERLKAIAKQRQQDKGKKPKRDRTRKRRSASPPVARNDSDDDVEFEGQGHQVSEVTDTPANKTTTKVTPPSKKKSRIRRIQDSDSEDSDAGPAMPADDETAVTSDTEASQSQKRPLDLGDSSDDDEPLQPAKRARIPSNASENNTSPSDSDSDVETPAQPTKSVQMQSDSDSDVETPAQPTKSVQMQSDSDSDDDVPLASKLKQGSFPATQFSLEMGDNSDSELDDHIPLRQVLNKKNRIESDEED; encoded by the exons ATGCATGTGGAGTTGCAGGCCACATGTAGTGCCCTAGGATACCTAGAGGGTAATCGTTATGTCAAGGAACCAGACTGTCTGG AAACTGTAAAGGACCTGATTCGATTTCTGAAGCGGGAAGATGAAACTTGTGATATTCGACGACAGCTTGGTCATGCCCAAATTGTACAAAAGGACCTTGTTCCATTAGTCAAGCAGTACCATGAGGAACGGCAACTCTTTGAGACACTTATCag GGTTTTGGTGAACTTGACACAGCCTGCGattatttgtttcaaaaatGCTATCCCAGCTGATAAAACGATGTACAACTATTACCTTGAGGTCGAGGCAGAGCTGCAAGGATACAAAGAG GTGTTTGTGGACGAAGACTTCTTCAGTACATTAACAGAACGATTAGGACAACTATTGAAGCTG GACTGGGAACATCGGCAGGAGGAGGACCGTCTCCTCATTGAGAGAATTCTCATCCTCATTAGAAACATCCTCCATGTACCACCCAATCAAGATCAAGAACAG AGGACAGATGATGATGCTACTATCCATGACCAAGTTATCTG GGCCATACACTGCAGTGGACTAGAAGATCTCCTGCTCTATATAGCCAGCTCGGAGGAGGAGCGTCAATTCTCTATGCACGTCCTTGAGATTGTGTCTCTGATGTTTCGGGAGCAG ACACCAGAGGTGCTGGCCTGTGCTGGAGTTCAACGATCACAAAGCCAGAAGGAGAAAGATGAAAG GGAACTTGAGATGATTAGAGAACAGGAACGGGTGCGAAAAGTTTCGGATCACAAGAAGTTTAGTACCAG ACATTCACGATTTGGTGGGACGTACGTTGTGAAGAACATGAAATCTATCAGTGAAAGAGATGTCATTTTTCATAAAGCACAACATGACGTTAGTAATTTATCTTTTGATGTGAACAAAAAACCTAAAAAGATTGCAAAAAACAGACAGCCAATCAAGGACAAGGATTTGGTCCGACGTTCAACTCTGAGTATTCGTCTTGGTCTGAAGGAGTTCTGTGTGCAATTCCTGGAGAACTGTTACAACCCTCTTATGTATGCCGTCAAG GATGTGCTGAATCATGAGAGGACACAGGAACATGATGAGACATACTATCTATGGAGCATCCGATTCTTCATGGAGTTTTGTCGCCATCACAGTAAGCGTGTTGAGCTGGTGTCGGAGACAATGTCTGTCCAAGCTTTCCATTACATACAAGTACAAATGATACAGTACTACGAGATGCAGATGATGGAGAAAAAGGAAGCCATTGTTTGGGGCAAGCG TGTACATCTGGCCCTAAAAGCCTATCAGGAACTCCTGCTAACGCTCGACGCCATGGACCGATCCAAAAACCCTCAACTTATGGAGAGCTCCAAAGTCCTGAAGGGCAACATCTTCTACATGATGGAGTTTAGAGACATATTCCTGACACTACTCAGGAAGTTCAATCAGAGCCAACAATCCAG GACTTATCTAAAAGACCTTGTAGAGACTACTCATTTGTTCCTAAAGATGCTGGATAATGAAACACAGAGAAATTCCCATCTTGTAGTCCAGagcaaaaagaagaaaaacaagaaaagaCAGAAGAAAGATGTTTCAAAAG AAAATATTGAGCCTCAAGAGCACACCCCCCAACAATTAGAGGACATGTGGGACGACCTGTCAACAGACTTATCCTCCCTGTTCCAGGGACGTGGAGAGATACCAACAGATGTCTCTCCCTTTGATGCTGCTTCAGAAATTGAGGAGGAGCAACAAAG GGTCAATGCCATGATAAGTATACAGGATGCTCTGCGACATTCCCAGCCAGGAAATGGCATTGCACTCCTGAGAGCTGCCAG GGAGATCTGGCCGGAGAGGAATGAGTTTGGGAGTGTAGACATTAGTCCAGAGGAAGAGTTCATGGCCTTGAGGGAAATTTTTATGGCTACTCTACCAA GGGCACCTCCAGAGAGCCAGGTAGAGGAGACAACAATGGATGGGTATGAGGAAGGAGCAGAAG TTGAGGAAGAGGAGACAAGGGCTACTAGTGTGTCTGAGCAGGAATTTAACTTCAAAGAATTTGTAAACAA GTTCAGTTCTGGTAATATACTGAAGTGTTATGTTCTCCTGTTGGCTGACTTTGACAAGAACACCACCCACACAAACCACTGCGTGATTAAGATGCTACACCGGGTCAGTGTAGACCTTGGACACACAGGTCTCGTATTCCAGGCCTCCCTGTTCCGACTGTTCCAACGTATACTGCTTAGTCCGCTCGCCAAACTTGACCGCTACAAG GAGCTTGTAAAGTTTTCTACGTTTACTGTACGCAACTTTGTGGAAACAGCAGAAAAGAACCCCAAAGCCTTCATGGAATTACTGTTCTGGAAGTCAAGCAAGGAAGCCAGTGAATTAGTAGATGGATATGGTACATACCAAAG TAAGGGGAAGGTGTTGTGGACAGAGGAGCTGGAGACTGAGGTACGACACCTGTTTGAGGAATACCGGGACCAAGACGATTCCA GTAAAGATGTGGTGGATTGTATCATGGAAAGAATCACAGACCCCGAAAAAACACGAGGCCAGGTCCTTAGGGAGCTGAAGAAACAGGGCTTGATTGGCAGTGTCAAAGACATAAAGAGGAAAAAGGCAGG TGGACAACCAGGACCTTGGACAGAAGAAGAGGAGTTTGACTTGGCAAACCTCTATGACCGATTTCATTCAACCAATG ACCCACTTGGTAGTATTATGTCTCACATGGAGGTCAAACGCAGCAAGACCAAGGTCATTGAGAAACTGTTTAGTCTTGGACTGGTGAAGGAACGCAAGGAGCTGTATAAGCGACGTCAGCGGAAGAGGGGTGGCTCAGGCAGTGATAGCGATGACGACATTGACAGGATGCAGCAGAGGGAAG ATTTTCAGGAGCTTCCTTCAGACTTTGAAGAAGAAGTGCTGTCCTCTGGAGATGAGGGTGATGTGTCTGGTGATGATGATAAGAAGGAAGATGAAGCTCGGGGTCGTACATCGAATGATGGAGGACAGGATGATATGGCAGCCATCATTACTGATCTGGTGGCAAAAG GTTACAATGACCAGATCAAGTGGATACAGCGTGGTTTGAGTCGGACCGCTGGGGATAAGGAGGAATCAG CCAGTAGTATGCCAGTTCCCATTGTTCCACTGACAGAGGAGAATGAAACAGCCATGGAAGATGAATGCTTTCTGTCTTTCCTGAAGAAAATTGGCATCTGTCCTCCTTCCAGTGAGCAG GAGATGTTTTGGCGTATCCCTGGCGATTGGAGCCCCGCCCAACTGAGGCAGCTTGTGGAGGGGCTGACACTTGATGAACAAGGGGTTCCAAGTCAGGCACATACAATCAAGGTCCACCGACCACCCGCTCCCAAACCCAGCAAGAAAAAAGTCAAGGAGGCGAAGAAGAAGGATAATCAGAAAACATCCGAAAGGATGGAGAGATTGAAAGCCATAGCAAAACAACGACAGCAGGATAAGGGCAAGAAGCCCAAGAGAGATAGAACAAG AAAGAGAAGATCTGCTTCTCCACCTGTAGCAAGGaatgacagtgatgatgatgTGGAatttgaaggtcaaggtcatcaagtTTCCGAGGTGACAGACACTCCAGCTAACAAAACCACAACAAAGGTTACTCCACCCTCCAAGAAAAAGTCCCGCATCAGACGTATACAGGACTCCGACAGTGAAGATAG TGATGCTGGACCAGCTATGCCTGCTGATGATGAGACAGCCGTTACCAGTGACACCGAGGCAAGCCAGTCACAGAAGCGCCCTCTAGATTTAGGTGACAGTAGCGATGATGATGAACCATTACAGCCAGCCAAGCGTGCCCGTATCCCATCAAATGCATCGGAAAATAACACTTCACCATCAGACTCGGACAGTGATGTAGAAACTCCTGCACAACCAACTAAGAGTGTCCAAATGCAGTCCGACTCGGACAGTGATGTAGAAACTCCTGCACAACCAACCAAGAGTGTCCAAATGCAGTCCGACTCGGACAGTGATGATGATGTCCCTCTAGCTTCTAAGCTTAAGCAAG GCTCTTTTCCAGCAACTCAGTTCAGTTTGGagatgggagataactctgactCAGAACTTGATGACCACATACCACTCCGACAGGTGCTCAATAAGAAAAACAGGATAGAAAGTGATGAGGAGgattga
- the LOC117321968 gene encoding protein timeless homolog isoform X2 yields MHVELQATCSALGYLEGNRYVKEPDCLETVKDLIRFLKREDETCDIRRQLGHAQIVQKDLVPLVKQYHEERQLFETLIRVLVNLTQPAIICFKNAIPADKTMYNYYLEVEAELQGYKEVFVDEDFFSTLTERLGQLLKLDWEHRQEEDRLLIERILILIRNILHVPPNQDQEQRTDDDATIHDQVIWAIHCSGLEDLLLYIASSEEERQFSMHVLEIVSLMFREQTPEVLACAGVQRSQSQKEKDERELEMIREQERVRKVSDHKKFSTRHSRFGGTYVVKNMKSISERDVIFHKAQHDVSNLSFDVNKKPKKIAKNRQPIKDKDLVRRSTLSIRLGLKEFCVQFLENCYNPLMYAVKDVLNHERTQEHDETYYLWSIRFFMEFCRHHSKRVELVSETMSVQAFHYIQVQMIQYYEMQMMEKKEAIVWGKRVHLALKAYQELLLTLDAMDRSKNPQLMESSKVLKGNIFYMMEFRDIFLTLLRKFNQSQQSRTYLKDLVETTHLFLKMLDNETQRNSHLVVQSKKKKNKKRQKKDVSKENIEPQEHTPQQLEDMWDDLSTDLSSLFQGRGEIPTDVSPFDAASEIEEEQQRVNAMISIQDALRHSQPGNGIALLRAAREIWPERNEFGSVDISPEEEFMALREIFMATLPRAPPESQVEETTMDGYEEGAEVEEEETRATSVSEQEFNFKEFVNKFSSGNILKCYVLLLADFDKNTTHTNHCVIKMLHRVSVDLGHTGLVFQASLFRLFQRILLSPLAKLDRYKELVKFSTFTVRNFVETAEKNPKAFMELLFWKSSKEASELVDGYGTYQSKGKVLWTEELETEVRHLFEEYRDQDDSSKDVVDCIMERITDPEKTRGQVLRELKKQGLIGSVKDIKRKKAGGQPGPWTEEEEFDLANLYDRFHSTNDPLGSIMSHMEVKRSKTKVIEKLFSLGLVKERKELYKRRQRKRGGSGSDSDDDIDRMQQREDFQELPSDFEEEVLSSGDEGDVSGDDDKKEDEARGRTSNDGGQDDMAAIITDLVAKGYNDQIKWIQRGLSRTAGDKEESASSMPVPIVPLTEENETAMEDECFLSFLKKIGICPPSSEQEMFWRIPGDWSPAQLRQLVEGLTLDEQGVPSQAHTIKVHRPPAPKPSKKKVKEAKKKDNQKTSERMERLKAIAKQRQQDKGKKPKRDRTRKRRSASPPVARNDSDDDVEFEGQGHQVSEVTDTPANKTTTKVTPPSKKKSRIRRIQDSDSEDSDAGPAMPADDETAVTSDTEASQSQKRPLDLGDSSDDDEPLQPAKRARIPSNASENNTSPSDSDSDVETPAQPTKSVQMQSDSDSDDDVPLASKLKQGSFPATQFSLEMGDNSDSELDDHIPLRQVLNKKNRIESDEED; encoded by the exons ATGCATGTGGAGTTGCAGGCCACATGTAGTGCCCTAGGATACCTAGAGGGTAATCGTTATGTCAAGGAACCAGACTGTCTGG AAACTGTAAAGGACCTGATTCGATTTCTGAAGCGGGAAGATGAAACTTGTGATATTCGACGACAGCTTGGTCATGCCCAAATTGTACAAAAGGACCTTGTTCCATTAGTCAAGCAGTACCATGAGGAACGGCAACTCTTTGAGACACTTATCag GGTTTTGGTGAACTTGACACAGCCTGCGattatttgtttcaaaaatGCTATCCCAGCTGATAAAACGATGTACAACTATTACCTTGAGGTCGAGGCAGAGCTGCAAGGATACAAAGAG GTGTTTGTGGACGAAGACTTCTTCAGTACATTAACAGAACGATTAGGACAACTATTGAAGCTG GACTGGGAACATCGGCAGGAGGAGGACCGTCTCCTCATTGAGAGAATTCTCATCCTCATTAGAAACATCCTCCATGTACCACCCAATCAAGATCAAGAACAG AGGACAGATGATGATGCTACTATCCATGACCAAGTTATCTG GGCCATACACTGCAGTGGACTAGAAGATCTCCTGCTCTATATAGCCAGCTCGGAGGAGGAGCGTCAATTCTCTATGCACGTCCTTGAGATTGTGTCTCTGATGTTTCGGGAGCAG ACACCAGAGGTGCTGGCCTGTGCTGGAGTTCAACGATCACAAAGCCAGAAGGAGAAAGATGAAAG GGAACTTGAGATGATTAGAGAACAGGAACGGGTGCGAAAAGTTTCGGATCACAAGAAGTTTAGTACCAG ACATTCACGATTTGGTGGGACGTACGTTGTGAAGAACATGAAATCTATCAGTGAAAGAGATGTCATTTTTCATAAAGCACAACATGACGTTAGTAATTTATCTTTTGATGTGAACAAAAAACCTAAAAAGATTGCAAAAAACAGACAGCCAATCAAGGACAAGGATTTGGTCCGACGTTCAACTCTGAGTATTCGTCTTGGTCTGAAGGAGTTCTGTGTGCAATTCCTGGAGAACTGTTACAACCCTCTTATGTATGCCGTCAAG GATGTGCTGAATCATGAGAGGACACAGGAACATGATGAGACATACTATCTATGGAGCATCCGATTCTTCATGGAGTTTTGTCGCCATCACAGTAAGCGTGTTGAGCTGGTGTCGGAGACAATGTCTGTCCAAGCTTTCCATTACATACAAGTACAAATGATACAGTACTACGAGATGCAGATGATGGAGAAAAAGGAAGCCATTGTTTGGGGCAAGCG TGTACATCTGGCCCTAAAAGCCTATCAGGAACTCCTGCTAACGCTCGACGCCATGGACCGATCCAAAAACCCTCAACTTATGGAGAGCTCCAAAGTCCTGAAGGGCAACATCTTCTACATGATGGAGTTTAGAGACATATTCCTGACACTACTCAGGAAGTTCAATCAGAGCCAACAATCCAG GACTTATCTAAAAGACCTTGTAGAGACTACTCATTTGTTCCTAAAGATGCTGGATAATGAAACACAGAGAAATTCCCATCTTGTAGTCCAGagcaaaaagaagaaaaacaagaaaagaCAGAAGAAAGATGTTTCAAAAG AAAATATTGAGCCTCAAGAGCACACCCCCCAACAATTAGAGGACATGTGGGACGACCTGTCAACAGACTTATCCTCCCTGTTCCAGGGACGTGGAGAGATACCAACAGATGTCTCTCCCTTTGATGCTGCTTCAGAAATTGAGGAGGAGCAACAAAG GGTCAATGCCATGATAAGTATACAGGATGCTCTGCGACATTCCCAGCCAGGAAATGGCATTGCACTCCTGAGAGCTGCCAG GGAGATCTGGCCGGAGAGGAATGAGTTTGGGAGTGTAGACATTAGTCCAGAGGAAGAGTTCATGGCCTTGAGGGAAATTTTTATGGCTACTCTACCAA GGGCACCTCCAGAGAGCCAGGTAGAGGAGACAACAATGGATGGGTATGAGGAAGGAGCAGAAG TTGAGGAAGAGGAGACAAGGGCTACTAGTGTGTCTGAGCAGGAATTTAACTTCAAAGAATTTGTAAACAA GTTCAGTTCTGGTAATATACTGAAGTGTTATGTTCTCCTGTTGGCTGACTTTGACAAGAACACCACCCACACAAACCACTGCGTGATTAAGATGCTACACCGGGTCAGTGTAGACCTTGGACACACAGGTCTCGTATTCCAGGCCTCCCTGTTCCGACTGTTCCAACGTATACTGCTTAGTCCGCTCGCCAAACTTGACCGCTACAAG GAGCTTGTAAAGTTTTCTACGTTTACTGTACGCAACTTTGTGGAAACAGCAGAAAAGAACCCCAAAGCCTTCATGGAATTACTGTTCTGGAAGTCAAGCAAGGAAGCCAGTGAATTAGTAGATGGATATGGTACATACCAAAG TAAGGGGAAGGTGTTGTGGACAGAGGAGCTGGAGACTGAGGTACGACACCTGTTTGAGGAATACCGGGACCAAGACGATTCCA GTAAAGATGTGGTGGATTGTATCATGGAAAGAATCACAGACCCCGAAAAAACACGAGGCCAGGTCCTTAGGGAGCTGAAGAAACAGGGCTTGATTGGCAGTGTCAAAGACATAAAGAGGAAAAAGGCAGG TGGACAACCAGGACCTTGGACAGAAGAAGAGGAGTTTGACTTGGCAAACCTCTATGACCGATTTCATTCAACCAATG ACCCACTTGGTAGTATTATGTCTCACATGGAGGTCAAACGCAGCAAGACCAAGGTCATTGAGAAACTGTTTAGTCTTGGACTGGTGAAGGAACGCAAGGAGCTGTATAAGCGACGTCAGCGGAAGAGGGGTGGCTCAGGCAGTGATAGCGATGACGACATTGACAGGATGCAGCAGAGGGAAG ATTTTCAGGAGCTTCCTTCAGACTTTGAAGAAGAAGTGCTGTCCTCTGGAGATGAGGGTGATGTGTCTGGTGATGATGATAAGAAGGAAGATGAAGCTCGGGGTCGTACATCGAATGATGGAGGACAGGATGATATGGCAGCCATCATTACTGATCTGGTGGCAAAAG GTTACAATGACCAGATCAAGTGGATACAGCGTGGTTTGAGTCGGACCGCTGGGGATAAGGAGGAATCAG CCAGTAGTATGCCAGTTCCCATTGTTCCACTGACAGAGGAGAATGAAACAGCCATGGAAGATGAATGCTTTCTGTCTTTCCTGAAGAAAATTGGCATCTGTCCTCCTTCCAGTGAGCAG GAGATGTTTTGGCGTATCCCTGGCGATTGGAGCCCCGCCCAACTGAGGCAGCTTGTGGAGGGGCTGACACTTGATGAACAAGGGGTTCCAAGTCAGGCACATACAATCAAGGTCCACCGACCACCCGCTCCCAAACCCAGCAAGAAAAAAGTCAAGGAGGCGAAGAAGAAGGATAATCAGAAAACATCCGAAAGGATGGAGAGATTGAAAGCCATAGCAAAACAACGACAGCAGGATAAGGGCAAGAAGCCCAAGAGAGATAGAACAAG AAAGAGAAGATCTGCTTCTCCACCTGTAGCAAGGaatgacagtgatgatgatgTGGAatttgaaggtcaaggtcatcaagtTTCCGAGGTGACAGACACTCCAGCTAACAAAACCACAACAAAGGTTACTCCACCCTCCAAGAAAAAGTCCCGCATCAGACGTATACAGGACTCCGACAGTGAAGATAG TGATGCTGGACCAGCTATGCCTGCTGATGATGAGACAGCCGTTACCAGTGACACCGAGGCAAGCCAGTCACAGAAGCGCCCTCTAGATTTAGGTGACAGTAGCGATGATGATGAACCATTACAGCCAGCCAAGCGTGCCCGTATCCCATCAAATGCATCGGAAAATAACACTTCACCATCAGACTCGGACAGTGATGTAGAAACTCCTGCACAACCAACTAAGAGTGTCCAA ATGCAGTCCGACTCGGACAGTGATGATGATGTCCCTCTAGCTTCTAAGCTTAAGCAAG GCTCTTTTCCAGCAACTCAGTTCAGTTTGGagatgggagataactctgactCAGAACTTGATGACCACATACCACTCCGACAGGTGCTCAATAAGAAAAACAGGATAGAAAGTGATGAGGAGgattga